From a single Brassica rapa cultivar Chiifu-401-42 chromosome A01, CAAS_Brap_v3.01, whole genome shotgun sequence genomic region:
- the LOC103849745 gene encoding meiotic recombination protein SPO11-1 translates to MSVKGLCVTNNYVTEFSFFIASEVIKRHACSNFKAYNGKHLVPFPLLLANYILSPEKEKNTKGEMEGNFQISETTNLLRKIKEFTRSIVEDLAEGKSPEISINRFRNYCNDPEADCFCSSDEPKGREILTLRKRSQTYRIDMLLRVLLIVQQLLQENRHGSKRDIYYMHPSAFKAQSAVDRAIADICILFQCSRYSLNVVSVGNGLVMGWLKFREAGRKFDCLSSLNTAFPVPVLVEEVEDIVSLAEYILVVEKETVFQRLANDMFCKTNRCIVVTGRGYPDVSTRRFLRLLMEKLQLPVHCLVDCDPYGFEILATYRFGSMQMAYDIESLRAPEMKWLGAFPSDSDIYGVPQQCLLPLTEEDKKRTEAMLLRCYLKREMPQWRLELETMLKRGVKFEIEALSVHSLSFLSEVYIPSKIRSEGSFH, encoded by the exons ATGTCGGTTAAAGGATTGTGCGTAACAAACAACTACGTCACGGAGTTTTCCTTTTTCATAGCGAGTGAAGTAATAAAACGGCACGCATGTTCTAATTTTAAAGCTTATAACGGCAAGCACTTGGTACCCTTCCCCCTTCTCCTCGCCAATTACATTCTCAGTCctgaaaaggaaaagaatacgAAGGGGGAGATGGAGggaaattttcaaatttcagaGACGACTAATCTGCTTCGAAAGATCAAAG AGTTTACGCGATCGATCGTTGAAGATCTAGCCGAGGGAAAATCTCCAGAAATCTCCATCAATCGATTCAGAAACTACTGcaacgatccagaagcagaCTG TTTTTGCAGCTCCGATGAACCGAAAGGTCGGGAGATTCTCACGCTTAGGAAGAGATCGCAAACCTATAGAATCG ATATGTTGCTGAGAGTATTGTTGATAGTTCAACAACTTCTCCAAGAAAATAGACATGGATCCAAAAGAGATATCTACTATATGCATCCATCAGCATTCAAAG CACAATCGGCTGTAGACCGCGCAATTGCTGATATATGCATCCTTTTTCAGTGTAGTCGTTACAGCTTGAATGTG GTGTCTGTTGGAAATGG GTTGGTGATGGGGTGGTTAAAGTTTAGGGAAGCTGGAAGGAAGTTTGATTGTTTAAGCAGCCTGAATACT GCATTTCCCGTTCCTGTTCTTGTAGAGGAAGTCGAAG ATATTGTTAGTTTGGCAGAGTACATACTGGTGGTGGAAAAAGAAACAG TATTCCAGCGTTTAGCAAATGACATGTTTTGCAAGACGAACCGCTGCATCGTTGTCACA GGAAGAGGCTATCCTGATGTTTCTACAAGAAG GTTCTTGCGACTCTTGATGGAGAAGTTGCAACTACCTGTGCATTGTCTAGTCGACTGTGATCCATATGGCTTTGAGATCCTAGCCACATACCGTTTTGGCTCCATG CAAATGGCATATGATATAGAATCACTACGAGCACCAGAAATGAAATGGTTGGGAGCTTTTCCTTCGGACTCTGACATATACGGTGTTCCCCAACAGTGTCTCTTGCCCTTGACAGAAGAAG ATAAGAAAAGAACTGAAGCAATGTTGCTTAGATGCTACCTGAAGCGTGAAATGCCACAATGGAG GTTGGAACTTGAAACGATGCTGAAAAGAGGAGTGAAGTTTGAGATCGAAGCACTCTCAGTTCACTCACTCTCGTTTTTATCAGAAGTTTACATTCCTTCTAAAATACGTAGTGAGGGAAGTTTCCATTGA
- the LOC103849744 gene encoding pentatricopeptide repeat-containing protein At3g13150 gives MSKVGSSLYSRLHGIFKTQNPNQISTVKTTAKPRTQTKSKKFVNKSKKPTASPASVAGGDAVTSSNDSKPTKDSNLTKKVEKFKRSCESQSFRQVHGLYSAFIRRLREANKFSIIDEVLQHQKKYDDIKSEDFVIRMMLLYGYSGMADHAHKLFDEMPELNCERTNKSFNALLSAYVNSRKVDEAMKVFKELPEKLGITPDLVTYNTMIKAVCRKGSMEDILSILEEVERNGLEPDMITFNTLLEEFYRRDLFAEGDRIWDLMKSKDLVPNIRSYNSRVRGLTRNKKFADAVELTGVMRAEGISPDVHTYNAFITGYRGDNNIEEALKWYDEMKENRLVPDTVTYCLLIPLVCKKGDLDRAVEMSEEAIRHKVLSRPNMYKPVIDGLVGEGKIDKAMQLVKDGKLQSYFRYLPGLSTGKKDTATVPVSSSPVEASVGDE, from the coding sequence ATGAGCAAAGTGGGATCCTCGCTGTACTCTCGCCTCCATGGAATCTTCAAAACCCAGAACCCAAACCAAATCTCCACCGTCAAGACCACCGCAAAACCCAGAACCCAAACCAAATCCAAAAAGTTCGTCAATAAATCAAAGAAACCCACAGCTTCTCCCGCCTCCGTCGCCGGAGGAGACGCAGTGACGTCTTCCAACGACTCAAAGCCAACGAAAGATTCAAACTTGACGAAGAAAGTAGAGAAATTCAAAAGATCCTGCGAGTCCCAGAGCTTCCGCCAAGTCCACGGACTCTACAGCGCCTTCATCCGCCGTCTCAGGGAGGCGAACAAGTTCTCGATCATCGACGAGGTCCTCCAGCACCAGAAGAAGTACGACGACATAAAGTCCGAAGATTTCGTCATCCGCATGATGCTTCTCTACGGATACTCAGGAATGGCTGATCACGCCCACAAgctgttcgacgaaatgcctgAGCTAAACTGCGAACGGACCAACAAGTCTTTCAACGCGCTTTTATCCGCTTATGTTAATTCGAGGAAGGTCGATGAGGCTATGAAGGTGTTCAAGGAGTTGCCGGAGAAGCTAGGTATCACTCCTGATCTCGTTACTTATAATACAATGATCAAGGCGGTTTGTCGTAAAGGCTCGATGGAGGATATATTGTCGATCTTGGAGGAGGTTGAGAGGAACGGGCTTGAGCCTGATATGATCACTTTCAATACGTTGTTGGAGGAGTTTTATAGGAGAGATTTGTTTGCTGAAGGAGATAGGATTTGGGATTTGATGAAGTCGAAGGATCTTGTTCCCAACATTAGGAGTTATAACTCGAGAGTGAGAGGTTTGACGAGGAACAAGAAGTTTGCAGATGCGGTTGAACTCACTGGTGTTATGAGAGCCGAAGGGATCTCTCCTGATGTTCATACGTACAATGCTTTCATCACGGGTTACCGCGGCGATAATAATATCGAGGAGGCTTTGAAATGGTACGATGAGATGAAGGAGAACCGTTTGGTTCCTGATACTGTGACTTACTGTTTGTTGATCCCTCTCGTTTGTAAGAAAGGGGATCTTGATCGAGCGGTTGAGATGTCGGAAGAAGCTATTAGGCACAAGGTTCTGTCTCGCCCCAACATGTACAAACCGGTGATCGATGGTTTGGTGGGTGAAGGAAAGATTGATAAAGCGATGCAGTTAGTGAAGGATGGTAAGTTACAGAGTTACTTTCGTTACTTACCAGGCTTGTCCACTGGTAAGAAGGATACCGCTACGGTTCCTGTCTCTTCAAGTCCGGTCGAAGCTAGCGTGGGGGACGAGTAA
- the LOC103849743 gene encoding leucine-rich repeat extensin-like protein 3, whose translation MKLEARANPNLFMAVVYKYRDHGKIIRLHFEGAPIAPQPGEGRGGGAYYNAPQVNYPYHSPYAPPQQQLLAGNFGYPMLKPPPPQQKEAPEGVYKQHTVPPPFAMQPPPPMPLSSYSYIEPPYWPVATPSGGKCVIM comes from the coding sequence ATGAAGCTGGAGGCTAGAGCTAACCCTAATTTGTTTATGGCGGTTGTTTATAAGTATCGCGATCACGGCAAGATCATAAGGCTCCACTTTGAAGGCGCACCTATCGCTCCTCAACCTGGagaaggaagaggaggaggagcctaTTACAACGCCCCTCAAGTTAATTATCCATACCATTCTCCTTATGCTCCTCCACAGCAGCAGCTTCTCGCTGGAAACTTTGGTTATCCGATGTTGAAACCGCCTCCGCCACAGCAGAAGGAGGCTCCAGAGGGGGTGTATAAGCAGCATACTGTGCCTCCTCCTTTTGCTATGCAGCCGCCACCGCCAATGCCGTTGTCTAGTTACTCTTACATTGAACCTCCCTATTGGCCGGTGGCTACGCCGAGTGGTGGTAAGTGTGTGATTATGTGA
- the LOC103849785 gene encoding 30S ribosomal protein S10, chloroplastic: MAVSSVTSFILPPSFPNPTSSSSPTRQKLSLLSLLPSSSSTHGSISSSVLNKPSSSFTNKVFAAPETLDEPSSSEEFSEVPSSSSRSVDADKMAPKQKIRIKLRSYWVPLIEDSCKQILDAARNTNAKTMGPVPLPTKKRIYCVLKSPHVHKDARFHFEIRTHQRMIDILYPTAQTIDSLMQLDLPAGVDVEVKL, translated from the exons ATGGCGGTTTCTTCTGTAACATCATTCATATTACCACCCTCTTTCCCAAATCCAACCTCTTCGTCTTCTCCTACCAGACAGAAACTCTCTCTCCTTTCACTGCTTCCATCTTCTAGTTCTACTCATGGCAGCATTAGCTCCTCCGTCCTTAACAAACCCTCCTCCTCGTTCACGAACAAGGTCTTCGCTGCTCCAGAAACTCTCGATGAACCATCATCCTCTGAGGAATTCTCCGAG GTTCCGAGCTCTTCCTCCAGAAGTGTAGACGCAGATAAG ATGGCACCAAAGCAAAAGATTAGGATCAAGCTTAGATCATACTGGGTGCCTCTCATTGAGGACTCATGCAAGCAGATACTTGACGCTGCGAGGAATACTAATGCTAAGACTATGGGTCCTGTTCCATTGCCGACCAAGAAGCGTATCTACTGTGTTCTCAAGTCTCCCCACGTTCACAAGGATGCAAGGTTTCACTTTGAGATCCGGACTCACCAGCGGATGATTGATATTCTCTACCCCACTGCTCAGACCATCGACTCCTTGATGCAGCTGGATCTTCCTGCTGGTGTTGATGTGGAGGTCAAGCTCTGA
- the LOC103849746 gene encoding pentatricopeptide repeat-containing protein At3g13160, mitochondrial, with protein MSSLSRLLLRATNSFKTPTSGRFFSAATAAAAATSQRTPSLITLVNDEQDPKYITEKFKKASETEWFRKNIAVYERTVRRLAAAKKFEWIEEILEEQNKYHNMSKEGFVARIINLYGRAGMFENAQKVFDGMPERNCKRSVLSFNALLNACVNSKKFDLVESIFKELPGKLSIQPDIASYNTLIKGLCGKGSLSEAIALIDEIENKGLKPDHFTYNLLLHETYTKGHFELGEEIWGRMVEKDLARDIRSYNARLLGLALEMKSEEMVNLFDELKGNGIKPDVFTFTAMVRGCACAGKVDEAKTWYKELEKNGFRPMKLLFSSLLPAMCKAGDLESAFELCKEIFTKRLLVDGDIMQDVVDELVKGSKQGEAEEIVELAKKNDYLQFKLHLSSEE; from the coding sequence ATGTCGTCTCTCTCTCGCCTTCTCCTCCGTGCCACCAACAGCTTCAAGACCCCCACGAGCGGCCGCTTTTTCTCCGCAGCTACCGCTGCTGCAGCCGCAACCTCGCAACGAACACCGTCCCTAATCACCCTCGTAAACGACGAACAAGACCCAAAGTACATCACGGAGAAGTTCAAAAAGGCTTCCGAAACGGAGTGGTTCCGGAAGAACATAGCCGTCTATGAGAGAACCGTCCGCCGCCTCGCCGCGGCCAAGAAGTTTGAGTGGATCGAGGAGATCCTGGAGGAGCAGAACAAGTACCATAACATGTCAAAAGAAGGCTTCGTGGCGAGGATTATCAACCTCTACGGCCGAGCTGGTATGTTTGAGAATGCACAGAAGGTGTTCGACGGAATGCCTGAGAGAAACTGCAAGAGGTCAGTGTTGTCTTTCAACGCTCTGCTGAATGCTTGTGTGAACTCTAAGAAGTTCGATTTGGTTGAAAGTATTTTCAAGGAGTTGCCAGGTAAACTCTCGATCCAACCAGATATTGCGTCTTACAATACTCTGATCAAGGGGTTGTGCGGAAAGGGTTCCTTGTCGGAAGCTATTGCGTTGATTGATGAGATTGAGAACAAGGGTCTGAAACCTGATCATTTCACATACAACTTGCTTTTACATGAGACTTATACAAAAGGGCATTTTGAGCTGGGAGAGGAGATATGGGGTAGAATGGTGGAGAAGGATCTTGCAAGGGACATACGTAGTTACAATGCTCGGTTGTTAGGATTAGCCTTGGAGATGAAATCAGAAGAGATGGTTAATCTCTTTGACGAGCTCAAGGGTAATGGGATCAAACCTGATGTATTCACATTTACTGCTATGGTTAGAGGATGTGCCTGTGCAGGAAAAGTGGATGAAGCCAAAACGTGGTACAAGGAGTTAGAGAAGAACGGTTTCCGCCCAATGAAATTGCTCTTTTCCTCGTTGCTTCCTGCAATGTGTAAGGCTGGCGATTTGGAGTCGGCCTTTGAGCTCTGCAAGGAGATATTCACTAAGCGTCTACTTGTCGATGGGGACATCATGCAGGACGTAGTTGATGAATTGGTGAAAGGATCAAAGCAAGGTGAAGCTGAAGAGATCGTTGAACTCGCTAAGAAGAACGATTATTTACAGTTCAAGCTACATCTCTCTTCTGAAGAGTAG